The proteins below are encoded in one region of Ereboglobus luteus:
- a CDS encoding MotA/TolQ/ExbB proton channel family protein, translating to MSGFDFSLFSKGGPMMLVIVFMAAVAIVLFIERALYLHRGQIKSKAFLDGIKNTLNNRRLVEAATICEETPGPVASIVKAALMHAGKPPEKLRYAVQEAAIVEIPSLERRLGAFAAIGQVAPLVGLLGTLFGMIMTFHAFMQGAEFATATALSNGLWQALTVTAASLLLAIPVHLGHHFLRGRVRALTRDMEWAANEIMEYLINEYEGEGIDGGAPAPKGKTAKGKE from the coding sequence ATGTCCGGATTCGATTTCAGTCTCTTCTCAAAAGGCGGCCCGATGATGCTGGTCATCGTCTTCATGGCGGCGGTCGCAATCGTGCTGTTCATAGAACGCGCGCTCTATCTTCATCGCGGACAAATCAAGTCCAAGGCGTTTCTCGACGGCATCAAAAACACGCTCAACAACCGCCGCCTCGTCGAGGCCGCGACCATTTGCGAGGAAACGCCCGGCCCCGTGGCCTCGATTGTGAAGGCCGCGCTCATGCACGCCGGAAAGCCGCCGGAAAAACTTCGCTACGCCGTGCAGGAGGCGGCCATCGTGGAAATCCCCTCGCTCGAACGCCGCCTCGGCGCGTTTGCCGCCATCGGCCAGGTCGCGCCGCTCGTCGGATTGCTCGGCACGCTCTTCGGCATGATCATGACGTTTCACGCCTTCATGCAAGGCGCCGAGTTTGCCACCGCCACCGCCCTCTCCAACGGCCTCTGGCAGGCGCTCACAGTCACCGCCGCCAGCCTCCTGCTCGCGATTCCCGTGCACCTCGGGCACCATTTTCTCCGGGGCCGCGTGCGCGCGCTCACCCGCGACATGGAGTGGGCCGCCAACGAAATCATGGAGTATTTGATTAATGAATACGAAGGCGAGGGCATTGACGGCGGCGCGCCGGCCCCGAAAGGCAAGACAGCAAAGGGCAAAGAGTGA
- a CDS encoding ExbD/TolR family protein: protein MITRPLDLNSKLSPPPRSYDWVHFVNLTLIAMFFLFFGSRFILSPAIVVKSSDFQLPSRPADRVSYVPGTTVVSIKANGQIFADTGIVSHAQLEAWLAEKIKNSPDASLLVRADAAVTIEEVSRIADLAGEIGFKVSILANPEKQSPPSFRPSGPQAGQ, encoded by the coding sequence ATGATCACCCGCCCGCTCGACCTCAATTCCAAGCTGAGCCCGCCTCCGCGCAGCTACGACTGGGTGCATTTTGTGAACCTCACGCTCATCGCGATGTTCTTTTTGTTTTTCGGATCTCGCTTCATTCTTTCGCCGGCCATTGTCGTGAAGAGCAGCGATTTTCAGCTGCCCTCGCGCCCGGCCGACAGGGTTTCATACGTGCCCGGCACGACTGTCGTCAGCATCAAGGCCAACGGGCAAATCTTCGCCGACACGGGCATTGTCAGCCACGCGCAACTTGAGGCCTGGCTCGCTGAAAAAATAAAAAACTCGCCCGACGCGTCGCTTCTTGTTCGAGCCGACGCCGCAGTGACAATCGAGGAGGTGTCGCGCATCGCCGACCTTGCCGGCGAAATCGGATTCAAGGTTTCGATACTCGCCAACCCTGAAAAACAATCGCCCCCCTCGTTTCGCCCCTCCGGCCCGCAGGCGGGACAATGA
- a CDS encoding MFS transporter — MSASPPDEAKPDPYVAFRNAGFRRFLLSNFAFNLGRQAMSITIALQVLHWTNSAAAIGFIGLVNVIPLIFLVLPSGVLADKYDRRKIITITMSASCALSIMLVMVTHFHDCIPYVGVLRGANHLIETVAHFFTSKDNLGAIHFDNPALPIVYLLQLLHATVRVVGAPARGSIIPVLVPPSQLTNALTWNSSTFELSAVLGPVLGGFVAVWSYTAVYAADAVFSIVLAVSLVGIALQPRKPRDASLPVPKASAGATFIWRQKPVLAAITLDLFAVLLGGLTAMYPLYAKNVFHFENYEFWAGCMRAAPSVGAIMMAVFVAHSRPFKRPGITLLWSVVCFGAAIVIFALSRNIFLSLFALFLTGICDNVSVVIRHTLVQMLTPDYLRGRVTSVNQLFIGCSNEISEFRGGLMAARFGPVAAATFGGICTIMVVVSVALSLPAIRTVPPLNEIKPVDPEPESGADTENSNAQ; from the coding sequence ATGAGCGCCAGCCCGCCAGACGAAGCAAAACCTGATCCGTATGTCGCATTCCGCAACGCGGGATTCCGCCGTTTTCTGCTGAGCAATTTTGCGTTCAACCTCGGGCGCCAGGCGATGAGCATCACCATCGCGCTCCAGGTGCTGCATTGGACAAACTCCGCCGCCGCCATCGGTTTCATCGGCCTGGTCAACGTCATCCCGCTCATCTTTCTTGTCCTGCCCTCCGGCGTGCTCGCCGACAAATACGACCGCCGCAAAATCATCACCATCACCATGAGCGCCTCGTGCGCGCTCTCGATCATGCTCGTCATGGTCACGCATTTTCACGACTGCATCCCCTACGTCGGCGTCCTGCGCGGGGCGAATCATCTCATTGAAACAGTCGCTCACTTTTTCACCAGCAAGGACAATCTCGGCGCGATCCATTTCGACAACCCCGCGCTGCCCATCGTTTACCTGCTTCAACTTTTGCACGCCACCGTGCGCGTGGTCGGCGCGCCGGCGCGCGGCTCGATCATCCCCGTCCTCGTGCCGCCGTCGCAACTCACCAACGCCCTCACATGGAACTCCAGCACGTTTGAACTCTCCGCGGTGCTCGGCCCGGTGCTCGGCGGGTTTGTCGCCGTGTGGAGTTACACGGCGGTGTATGCGGCGGATGCCGTGTTCTCCATCGTGCTCGCCGTCTCGCTCGTCGGCATCGCGCTCCAGCCGCGCAAGCCGCGCGACGCTTCGCTGCCCGTGCCCAAGGCCTCCGCCGGCGCGACCTTTATCTGGAGGCAAAAACCAGTGCTCGCCGCCATCACGCTCGATTTGTTCGCCGTGCTCCTCGGCGGGCTCACGGCGATGTATCCGCTCTACGCGAAAAACGTTTTTCATTTTGAAAACTACGAGTTCTGGGCGGGCTGCATGCGCGCCGCGCCCTCGGTCGGCGCGATCATGATGGCGGTTTTCGTGGCGCACTCGCGCCCCTTCAAGCGCCCCGGCATCACGCTGCTCTGGTCGGTCGTGTGCTTCGGCGCGGCGATCGTGATCTTCGCGCTCTCGCGCAACATCTTCCTCTCGCTCTTCGCGCTTTTCCTCACCGGCATTTGCGACAACGTCAGCGTCGTGATCCGCCACACGCTCGTGCAAATGCTCACGCCCGATTACCTGCGCGGACGCGTAACGTCGGTCAACCAGCTCTTCATCGGCTGCTCCAACGAAATCTCCGAGTTCCGCGGCGGCCTGATGGCGGCGCGTTTCGGCCCCGTGGCCGCGGCGACCTTCGGCGGCATTTGCACAATCATGGTCGTGGTCAGCGTCGCCCTCTCGCTCCCCGCCATCCGCACCGTCCCGCCGCTCAACGAAATCAAGCCAGTGGACCCCGAGCCCGAGTCCGGGGCGGACACGGAAAATTCCAATGCTCAGTGA
- the glnS gene encoding glutamine--tRNA ligase — translation MSAENTAENASTAPTDFIRDIVAADVAQKRYPKIITRFPPEPNGYLHLGHAKSICLNFGIALENGGVCNLRMDDTNPAKEEVEYVEAITDDINWLISGWADKRIGLTTPHAHPAPATIDGKLDYHLPAANISGNAESQPGAFSPFFASDYFDALYAYAEQLILKGKAYVCDLSPEQTDEYRGAPDKPGKPSPWRDRTIEESLDLFRRMKAGEFPDGARTLRARIDMASPNVWLRDPLLYRIRHTAHHHAGDKWCVYPLYDYAHCISDYIEGITHSICTLEFVAHRPLYDWILEALDLPRPLPHQYEFAKLNLAYTLFSKRRLMRLVKENVVNGWDDPRMPTIAGIRRRGIPSAAIRNFAYNIGVTKYDSLTELAVYENAIRDELNATAHRRMAVLKPIKIVLTNIAPGETIECRATNHPGNPDLGTRPVELTREVFIEADDFAEVPPPKYFRLKPGGEVRLKYACIIKLDEIIKDADGRLVELRCTADLTTRAGQPNVNRKVKGTIHWVSAASAIDAEVRLYDRLFTVPEPGADDNYLDHLNPSSVETVTAKLEPSLADAAPDARYQFERLGYFTIDGKDSKPGALVFNRTITLKSK, via the coding sequence ATGTCCGCCGAAAACACAGCCGAGAACGCCAGCACCGCGCCCACCGATTTCATCCGCGATATCGTCGCCGCGGACGTCGCGCAAAAACGCTACCCCAAAATCATCACCCGATTTCCGCCCGAGCCCAACGGCTACCTTCATCTCGGCCACGCCAAGTCCATCTGCCTGAACTTCGGCATCGCCCTCGAAAACGGCGGCGTCTGCAACCTCCGCATGGACGACACCAACCCCGCCAAGGAGGAAGTCGAATACGTTGAGGCCATCACCGACGACATCAATTGGCTCATTTCCGGCTGGGCCGACAAAAGAATCGGCCTTACCACCCCGCACGCCCATCCCGCGCCCGCCACGATCGACGGCAAACTCGACTATCACCTTCCCGCCGCCAACATTTCTGGAAACGCCGAATCCCAGCCCGGCGCATTTTCCCCGTTCTTCGCCTCCGACTACTTTGACGCGCTTTACGCCTATGCCGAGCAGCTCATCCTCAAGGGCAAGGCCTACGTTTGCGATCTCTCCCCCGAGCAAACCGACGAATATCGCGGCGCGCCCGACAAACCCGGCAAGCCCAGCCCCTGGCGCGACCGCACCATTGAGGAGTCGCTCGATCTCTTCCGCCGCATGAAGGCGGGCGAGTTCCCCGATGGCGCGCGCACGCTTCGCGCTCGCATCGACATGGCCTCGCCCAATGTCTGGCTGCGCGACCCGCTCCTCTACCGCATCCGCCACACCGCCCATCATCACGCCGGCGACAAATGGTGCGTGTATCCGCTCTACGACTACGCGCATTGCATTTCCGACTACATTGAGGGCATCACCCACTCCATCTGCACGCTTGAGTTCGTGGCCCATCGTCCGCTCTACGACTGGATTCTCGAAGCGCTCGACCTTCCCCGTCCGCTCCCGCACCAATACGAATTCGCCAAGCTCAACCTCGCCTACACCCTTTTCAGCAAGCGCCGCCTCATGCGCCTCGTTAAGGAAAATGTTGTCAACGGTTGGGACGATCCGCGCATGCCCACCATTGCCGGCATTCGACGCCGGGGCATCCCGTCCGCCGCCATTCGCAATTTCGCCTACAACATCGGCGTCACAAAATACGACTCCCTCACCGAGCTTGCCGTTTACGAAAACGCCATCCGCGACGAACTCAACGCCACCGCGCACCGTCGCATGGCCGTCTTGAAACCGATCAAAATCGTTCTCACCAACATCGCCCCCGGCGAAACCATCGAGTGCCGCGCCACCAACCACCCCGGCAACCCCGATCTCGGCACGCGCCCCGTCGAGCTCACCCGCGAAGTATTCATCGAGGCCGACGATTTTGCCGAGGTGCCGCCGCCGAAATACTTCCGCCTGAAACCCGGCGGTGAAGTCCGCCTCAAATACGCCTGCATCATCAAGCTCGACGAAATCATCAAGGACGCGGACGGACGCCTCGTCGAACTCCGCTGCACCGCCGACCTCACCACCCGCGCCGGCCAGCCCAACGTGAACCGCAAGGTCAAGGGCACGATTCACTGGGTCAGCGCGGCCAGCGCCATCGACGCCGAAGTGCGCCTCTACGACCGCCTCTTCACCGTCCCCGAACCCGGCGCGGACGACAACTACCTCGACCACCTCAACCCGAGCTCCGTCGAAACCGTCACCGCCAAGCTCGAGCCTTCCCTTGCCGACGCCGCGCCCGATGCGCGCTACCAATTCGAACGCCTCGGTTATTTCACCATTGATGGCAAGGATAGCAAACCCGGCGCCCTTGTCTTCAACCGCACTATCACGCTCAAATCAAAGTAG
- the panC gene encoding pantoate--beta-alanine ligase, translated as MQKITTVSEMQAYANDLCARGKTIGLVPTMGALHEGHLSLIRLAAEKADVVIVSVFVNPTQFGPSEDFNKYPRDLDHDLELCEKTGAHVVFAPANEEMYPKGYSTYVNEERVAKPLEGISRPTHFRGVTTVVAKLFNIVRPTFAVFGQKDAQQAAVLMKMTADLNFQVEILVAPTMREEGGLAMSSRNRYLTNTQRQEALAINEALANAKTMVEKGERRVDRLVAEVTHMIGEKRRLRVIYAAIVDRRTMEPAREVVPGEVLMVIAVWVDEVRLIDNMIL; from the coding sequence ATGCAAAAAATCACAACGGTTTCTGAAATGCAGGCGTATGCAAACGACCTGTGCGCCCGGGGAAAAACAATCGGCCTCGTGCCCACGATGGGCGCGTTGCACGAAGGGCATCTCAGCCTGATCCGGCTCGCGGCGGAAAAAGCCGACGTGGTGATCGTCTCGGTTTTTGTGAACCCCACGCAGTTCGGACCGAGCGAGGATTTCAACAAATACCCGCGCGACTTGGACCACGATTTGGAGCTTTGCGAAAAAACGGGAGCACATGTGGTTTTTGCCCCGGCGAACGAGGAAATGTATCCGAAGGGTTACTCGACCTATGTGAACGAGGAACGCGTGGCCAAGCCCCTTGAGGGAATTTCGCGCCCGACGCATTTCCGCGGCGTCACGACCGTGGTCGCAAAGCTGTTCAATATTGTCCGCCCCACGTTTGCCGTGTTCGGCCAAAAGGACGCCCAGCAAGCCGCCGTGCTCATGAAAATGACGGCTGACTTGAACTTCCAAGTGGAAATCCTCGTGGCCCCGACAATGCGCGAGGAAGGCGGGCTGGCGATGAGTTCGCGCAACCGCTACCTGACGAACACGCAACGGCAGGAGGCGCTTGCCATCAACGAGGCGCTGGCCAACGCGAAGACGATGGTTGAAAAAGGCGAGCGGCGAGTTGACCGCCTCGTCGCGGAAGTCACTCACATGATCGGCGAAAAGCGGAGGCTCCGCGTTATTTACGCGGCGATTGTCGACCGGCGCACAATGGAGCCGGCGCGCGAAGTCGTTCCCGGCGAGGTGCTCATGGTGATCGCCGTGTGGGTGGACGAGGTGCGACTGATCGACAACATGATTTTGTGA
- a CDS encoding FAD-dependent thymidylate synthase: protein MKVTGLAIVPPPSASDQPKVTPELLASVLARYSRSNDGLANILAKVDLANPDASIDRILKFVDYGHASIGGLTGGLAIALDNVSMWLAYKIFELAQMADGQESSTRYITMAPTSLPAPAELGIPDDLAARWQDVMARAFAAYNTEYARLDALALAKPELVRIPAGAKEAVVTRLRKNYALDRARYFIPFATRTNLALVQSSRMWAQLVKQLDSLPHPEARAAAKLLRDELMKQSPRLMRHSNADAACQAQAAAELEASCALGLEQLSTDGLADETWVHVDRATPPFLPESQSIAEALRHRANRYGQQGSATRRMRVTFAFNNIAIAELRDLNRHRTGNRYTPLIQAGFYLPPEIDRAAHAQLLDDQAELTRELMRRGSAAYVHGMLLGAQTPFEHGTHADKFIYEAELRTGMGAHFRYAEHLSAALREFFKQVPEAKQWVVEGTAEPE from the coding sequence ATGAAAGTCACCGGTCTCGCCATTGTTCCGCCGCCATCCGCATCCGACCAGCCGAAAGTCACGCCCGAGCTGCTTGCCTCAGTTCTCGCGCGTTACTCGCGCAGCAATGACGGGCTCGCAAACATCCTCGCCAAGGTCGACCTCGCCAACCCCGACGCGTCGATCGACCGCATCCTGAAATTCGTCGATTACGGGCACGCCTCGATCGGCGGGCTCACGGGCGGGCTGGCCATCGCGCTCGACAATGTATCGATGTGGCTTGCGTATAAAATTTTCGAACTCGCGCAAATGGCCGACGGCCAGGAATCCAGCACGCGCTACATCACCATGGCGCCAACGAGCCTGCCGGCCCCGGCTGAGCTCGGCATTCCCGACGATCTCGCCGCGCGCTGGCAGGACGTGATGGCGCGCGCCTTTGCCGCCTACAACACCGAGTATGCGCGCCTCGACGCACTCGCCCTCGCCAAGCCGGAACTCGTGCGCATCCCCGCCGGAGCGAAGGAGGCGGTCGTCACGCGACTGCGCAAAAATTACGCGCTCGATCGCGCCCGTTATTTCATCCCCTTTGCCACGCGCACCAATCTAGCGCTTGTGCAAAGCTCGCGCATGTGGGCGCAACTGGTCAAACAACTCGACTCGCTGCCCCACCCCGAGGCGCGCGCCGCGGCGAAGCTGCTGCGCGACGAATTGATGAAACAATCACCGCGCCTCATGCGCCACAGCAACGCCGACGCGGCGTGCCAGGCCCAGGCCGCCGCGGAGTTGGAAGCGAGCTGCGCGCTCGGATTGGAACAACTCTCAACCGACGGCCTCGCCGATGAAACGTGGGTGCATGTGGACCGCGCCACGCCGCCATTTCTGCCGGAGAGCCAGTCGATTGCCGAGGCGCTGCGACACCGTGCGAATCGTTACGGCCAGCAAGGCAGCGCAACACGGCGCATGCGCGTGACGTTTGCGTTCAACAACATCGCCATCGCCGAGCTGCGCGACCTGAACCGTCACCGCACGGGCAACCGCTACACGCCGCTGATTCAGGCGGGGTTTTATCTGCCGCCGGAAATCGACCGCGCCGCGCACGCGCAGTTGCTCGACGACCAGGCGGAGCTGACGCGCGAGCTGATGCGACGCGGCTCGGCGGCGTATGTGCACGGCATGCTGCTCGGCGCGCAAACGCCCTTCGAGCACGGCACCCATGCGGACAAGTTCATCTACGAAGCCGAACTGCGCACGGGAATGGGCGCGCATTTCCGTTACGCGGAGCACTTGAGCGCGGCGCTGCGGGAGTTTTTCAAACAAGTGCCGGAGGCAAAACAGTGGGTTGTCGAAGGCACGGCCGAGCCGGAATAA
- a CDS encoding ABC transporter permease, protein MWVSTLKRYAGIVFYRTLAGIKSEGRQNYLGYLWFLLEPMLSTLVLYIAFSQITGKGGPEYVVFLILGMITWQWFESSCMLGATAIKAKYGVLTQFNLPKYIFPIVSIMVNTWKFLCVFVVILVTAAVFGYSPNFHYVYLPGLMLLQLLLIIGVTLPLTIGATLMNDLLTVVSSIFRLLFFMSGIFFDASLVPENLKSLFYANPMAVFIESYRAVVIHNQPPQMTHLAEAGLVSVAFLVLGMILHAYYDKKILKLTNA, encoded by the coding sequence ATGTGGGTTTCGACTTTAAAGAGATACGCCGGGATTGTCTTTTATAGGACACTGGCCGGCATCAAATCCGAGGGGCGCCAGAATTACCTGGGATATTTGTGGTTTTTGCTGGAGCCAATGTTGAGCACGCTTGTGCTTTATATAGCGTTCTCCCAAATCACCGGCAAGGGCGGCCCCGAGTATGTGGTTTTTCTTATTTTGGGCATGATCACATGGCAGTGGTTCGAAAGCTCGTGCATGCTCGGCGCCACGGCAATCAAGGCCAAATACGGCGTCCTCACGCAATTTAACCTTCCGAAATACATATTCCCGATTGTGTCCATCATGGTCAACACGTGGAAATTCCTGTGCGTGTTTGTGGTAATTCTGGTGACGGCCGCTGTGTTTGGTTATTCACCCAACTTTCATTATGTATATTTGCCGGGCCTGATGCTGTTGCAGTTGTTGCTGATTATCGGCGTGACACTGCCGCTGACCATCGGCGCCACGCTCATGAACGATCTTCTCACGGTGGTGAGCTCCATATTCCGGCTGTTGTTCTTCATGTCGGGGATATTCTTTGACGCCTCACTCGTGCCGGAGAATTTAAAATCACTCTTTTATGCAAATCCGATGGCTGTCTTTATAGAATCCTATCGCGCGGTCGTAATCCACAACCAGCCCCCGCAAATGACGCATCTGGCCGAGGCGGGCCTGGTCAGCGTGGCGTTCCTCGTCCTCGGCATGATTCTTCATGCCTATTACGATAAAAAAATACTCAAACTGACCAATGCCTGA
- a CDS encoding ABC transporter ATP-binding protein: MNLQIFEGEKLGIIGRNGCGKSTLMRVLAGIYGIDEGKMLFSRPNVHVELLSLGVGFEGNLTGEENAILNGMLMGKSRGHMLERIDKIREFSGLGDFFDYPVYTYSSGMNLRLGFSVAMETDPDVLLIDEVLGVGDEVFAAKSEAAIKEKFSSNRTVVLISHDAETIKRMCGRAIWLEKGQILAEGDPGEVAEKYHTGAHQYKI, from the coding sequence TTGAACCTGCAAATTTTTGAGGGTGAAAAACTCGGTATCATAGGCCGCAATGGATGCGGCAAAAGCACATTGATGCGCGTGCTCGCCGGCATATATGGCATAGACGAGGGAAAGATGTTGTTTTCCCGGCCCAATGTTCATGTCGAGCTGCTCTCCCTCGGCGTGGGATTTGAGGGCAACCTGACCGGGGAGGAAAATGCCATTCTCAACGGCATGCTCATGGGAAAATCGAGGGGGCACATGCTGGAACGAATAGATAAAATACGCGAATTCTCCGGCCTTGGTGATTTTTTTGATTATCCAGTATATACATATTCATCCGGCATGAACCTGCGCCTGGGCTTTTCCGTCGCAATGGAAACGGACCCCGACGTTTTATTGATAGACGAGGTGCTTGGCGTGGGCGACGAAGTGTTTGCCGCCAAATCGGAGGCCGCCATAAAGGAAAAATTCTCCTCAAACCGCACGGTGGTGTTGATTTCGCACGACGCGGAAACAATAAAACGCATGTGCGGACGGGCCATCTGGCTGGAGAAAGGCCAAATCCTTGCTGAAGGCGATCCCGGCGAGGTCGCGGAAAAATATCACACAGGCGCGCATCAATATAAAATTTAG
- a CDS encoding glycosyltransferase family 4 protein, with protein MLKAIPARSRKNITQARINIKFSHQMSQVLYDVTHTSHCHANTGIQRVTRRLLAEWRESVPVQPVVYDHLAATWRIPDAKEMALAKFSNIRKPGEKRGASWTWWQRTRGKLARMSLANVAEISGVQKGFITCELFGPKITAGVLETMKRRVEGPMVAVFHDMIALEKPEISPSKTVMFYEDYLERLLRFDIIAANSEYSRDVLVNYWKKKKVAQSPEVIAMPLGVDIPNSQIPGNHAHKAGDPDGNKPPLILCVGTLEGRKNHISLLSACEKLWEQGLQFRLRLIGMLNTETGTQAANEVQRLRNEGFPIEWNSGASDHDLAAAYGECKFTVYPSLIEGFGLPVLESIAHGRPCVCSGLTAMAEIARDGGCLAVGEPSAENLASGIARLLGDSPLYEKFFQEAATRKIRTWSDYATAICGLFEKREQGL; from the coding sequence TTGCTGAAGGCGATCCCGGCGAGGTCGCGGAAAAATATCACACAGGCGCGCATCAATATAAAATTTAGCCATCAGATGAGCCAAGTATTATATGATGTCACGCACACCTCGCATTGCCATGCGAACACTGGAATCCAACGTGTGACACGCCGGCTGCTGGCGGAGTGGCGCGAGTCCGTGCCGGTTCAGCCCGTTGTATATGATCATCTGGCCGCCACGTGGCGAATACCGGACGCCAAGGAGATGGCGCTGGCAAAATTCTCAAATATACGGAAACCGGGAGAGAAACGAGGGGCATCGTGGACGTGGTGGCAGCGAACCAGGGGAAAACTGGCGCGCATGAGCTTGGCCAATGTTGCGGAAATATCAGGTGTTCAAAAAGGATTTATCACATGCGAACTGTTTGGCCCCAAAATAACCGCTGGCGTTCTTGAGACGATGAAGCGGCGCGTCGAGGGACCCATGGTTGCGGTGTTCCATGACATGATTGCGCTGGAAAAACCTGAAATCTCCCCGTCAAAAACGGTGATGTTTTATGAGGACTATTTGGAACGATTGTTACGTTTTGATATTATCGCGGCCAATTCCGAATATAGTCGCGATGTGCTGGTAAATTATTGGAAAAAGAAAAAGGTGGCACAATCGCCCGAAGTTATTGCCATGCCTCTGGGAGTTGACATTCCGAATTCACAGATTCCGGGAAATCACGCGCATAAGGCCGGAGACCCCGATGGAAATAAACCGCCACTAATCTTATGTGTGGGAACCCTTGAAGGGCGAAAAAATCACATTTCGTTGCTCTCGGCGTGTGAAAAACTTTGGGAACAAGGACTCCAATTTCGGCTGCGATTGATTGGGATGCTTAATACAGAAACCGGCACGCAAGCGGCAAACGAAGTGCAACGACTGCGAAATGAGGGATTTCCGATAGAATGGAACAGCGGCGCAAGTGACCACGACTTGGCGGCAGCTTATGGGGAGTGCAAATTCACCGTGTATCCTTCGTTGATTGAAGGCTTCGGTCTGCCGGTTTTGGAAAGCATCGCGCATGGACGCCCCTGTGTCTGCTCCGGATTGACAGCCATGGCTGAAATCGCCCGCGACGGCGGTTGTCTTGCGGTGGGCGAGCCGTCGGCTGAAAATCTGGCGAGCGGGATAGCGAGACTGTTGGGTGATTCGCCCTTGTATGAAAAATTTTTCCAAGAAGCGGCGACACGAAAGATCCGCACTTGGTCTGATTACGCCACGGCAATCTGCGGCTTGTTCGAAAAGAGAGAGCAAGGATTATAG